The Dethiosulfovibrio peptidovorans DSM 11002 genome has a window encoding:
- a CDS encoding YceD family protein, whose protein sequence is MVFRDSPPENWRFFVDVPEEPLLPSEKNWSLNFQDLIKLGGGSYRCVSPVEISARTVRNDGAVRISLRLSFRVETECSRCLSPLEVAIEENFEYCYVSQPDEEESEDVELDEVIKSLPQIGKTIDISGDLWECFVVSMPLYPVCPEGCDPIGPSTTREEGEAADPRFQILADKFGSSSGKGGKIDGNSKVKGISSQDS, encoded by the coding sequence TTGGTTTTCCGCGATAGCCCGCCGGAGAATTGGCGATTCTTTGTGGATGTTCCGGAAGAACCGCTTCTGCCATCCGAGAAAAACTGGTCTCTGAATTTTCAGGATCTCATAAAGCTCGGGGGAGGCTCCTATCGATGTGTGTCTCCCGTCGAAATTTCGGCTAGGACAGTACGGAACGATGGAGCGGTCAGGATATCTCTCCGGCTCTCCTTTAGGGTCGAAACGGAATGTTCTCGTTGTCTCTCCCCTCTGGAGGTTGCAATAGAGGAGAATTTCGAGTATTGTTATGTGTCGCAGCCCGACGAAGAAGAGTCGGAAGATGTCGAACTTGACGAGGTGATAAAATCGTTGCCTCAGATCGGGAAAACCATCGACATCTCCGGCGACCTTTGGGAGTGTTTCGTCGTCTCCATGCCCCTTTACCCGGTTTGTCCCGAGGGGTGTGATCCGATCGGGCCCAGTACTACGAGGGAAGAGGGAGAGGCGGCGGATCCCCGATTCCAAATTTTAGCCGATAAGTTCGGCAGCTCTTCAGGTAAAGGAGGGAAAATCGATGGCAACTCCAAAGTCAAGGGTATCTCATCGCAGGACTCATAA
- the fabF gene encoding beta-ketoacyl-ACP synthase II encodes MKDRRVVITGLGVVSPIANGREAYWQALKEGKNGVGAITCFDASEFSVQVGAEVKDFDPTQWLPKKEAKRSDRVIQFAVAASDMAMEDAGLKAEDLDSNRFGVYIGSGQGGIETCFDSFQTMMTKGPKRVSPFFIPMMIGNMSAAYVAIRHQAKGPNMCVVTACATSIHSIGEATRTIERGDADVMLCGGTEVALRSICVAGFAAMKALSTRNDEPERASRPFDKDRDGFVIGEGAGVLVLETLESAKARGAHIYGEVVGYGSTCDAGHITAPDPEGKGAIRAMKIAMDQAGWSVDQVDLINAHGTSTPLNDKVESIAIRNLFGESTDRVMVNSTKSMIGHCLGAAGALETVAALQSVEEGIVHPTLNLDQKDPDCDVNVITETTEAKVDRFLVNSFGFGGHNGVLAIQRFSD; translated from the coding sequence TTGAAAGACAGACGAGTCGTTATCACCGGGCTAGGGGTCGTCAGTCCCATAGCCAACGGTAGAGAGGCATATTGGCAGGCTCTTAAAGAGGGAAAGAACGGTGTCGGCGCTATAACGTGCTTCGATGCCTCGGAGTTCTCGGTTCAGGTCGGAGCGGAGGTAAAAGACTTCGATCCGACCCAGTGGCTTCCCAAGAAGGAGGCTAAAAGATCCGACAGGGTCATCCAGTTCGCCGTGGCTGCTTCGGATATGGCCATGGAAGACGCCGGTCTCAAAGCGGAGGACCTTGACTCCAATAGATTCGGTGTTTATATCGGTTCCGGACAGGGTGGAATCGAAACCTGTTTCGATAGTTTCCAGACCATGATGACCAAGGGACCCAAGAGGGTTAGTCCCTTCTTCATCCCCATGATGATAGGAAATATGTCCGCCGCATACGTGGCCATCAGGCATCAGGCCAAAGGTCCAAACATGTGCGTCGTGACCGCCTGTGCCACCTCGATACACAGTATCGGAGAGGCTACCAGGACTATAGAGAGAGGCGACGCAGACGTCATGCTCTGCGGTGGAACCGAGGTCGCCCTTCGTTCCATCTGTGTGGCAGGCTTCGCAGCCATGAAGGCTCTCTCCACCAGAAACGATGAGCCCGAGAGGGCAAGCCGTCCTTTTGACAAGGACAGGGACGGTTTCGTCATCGGAGAGGGCGCGGGGGTTCTGGTCCTGGAGACCCTGGAGAGCGCGAAGGCCAGGGGAGCCCATATCTACGGTGAGGTAGTCGGCTATGGTTCCACCTGCGATGCCGGCCATATCACCGCCCCGGATCCTGAGGGAAAGGGAGCCATAAGGGCTATGAAGATAGCCATGGATCAGGCCGGTTGGTCCGTCGATCAGGTCGATCTGATAAACGCTCACGGAACCTCGACCCCCCTCAACGACAAGGTCGAGTCCATCGCCATACGAAACCTGTTCGGCGAGTCAACCGATCGTGTGATGGTCAACTCCACTAAGTCCATGATAGGTCATTGCCTCGGAGCGGCGGGAGCTCTAGAGACCGTAGCGGCACTTCAGTCCGTTGAGGAAGGTATCGTACATCCGACCCTCAATCTCGACCAGAAGGATCCGGATTGCGACGTGAACGTCATAACCGAGACGACCGAGGCCAAGGTGGACAGGTTCCTGGTAAATAGCTTCGGCTTCGGTGGACACAACGGCGTCCTGGCTATCCAGCGTTTTTCCGACTGA
- the fabG gene encoding 3-oxoacyl-[acyl-carrier-protein] reductase: MPENGRVALITGGARGIGKAIALELASRGLRVVVNYRSSSEAADEVVKNIFDLGGEAMAVRADVSDPDQVKELFKTISKAFDPVDVLVNNAGITRDGLLMRMKESDWDAVIDGNLKSAYLCSKDGVKGMAKGRWGRIVNMASVVGLIGNPGQANYCASKAGIIGLTKSIAREYAQRGITVNAVAPGFIATDMTDVLPESVKEEMLKSVPAGRAGTVEDVAKVVAFLVSEDASYINGQVIAVDGGMTMV; encoded by the coding sequence ATGCCCGAGAACGGCAGAGTTGCCTTGATTACCGGTGGAGCCAGAGGAATAGGAAAAGCCATCGCCCTTGAGCTTGCTTCTAGAGGTCTGAGGGTAGTGGTGAACTACAGAAGTTCATCCGAGGCGGCCGACGAGGTCGTGAAAAACATTTTCGACTTGGGAGGAGAGGCTATGGCCGTCAGAGCCGACGTTTCCGATCCCGATCAGGTAAAGGAGCTCTTCAAAACCATCTCTAAAGCGTTCGATCCAGTGGATGTACTGGTGAACAACGCCGGAATAACCAGAGACGGCCTCCTCATGAGGATGAAGGAATCCGATTGGGACGCCGTAATAGACGGAAACCTTAAGTCCGCATACCTTTGTTCCAAAGACGGAGTCAAGGGAATGGCGAAAGGACGCTGGGGTCGGATAGTGAACATGGCCTCGGTGGTTGGGCTTATAGGCAACCCTGGACAGGCTAATTATTGCGCCTCGAAGGCGGGTATAATAGGCTTGACCAAGAGCATAGCAAGAGAGTACGCTCAGAGGGGAATAACGGTCAACGCCGTGGCTCCCGGATTCATCGCCACCGATATGACCGATGTCCTTCCGGAGTCGGTGAAAGAGGAAATGTTGAAATCCGTGCCAGCCGGTCGTGCCGGGACAGTTGAAGACGTCGCCAAGGTGGTGGCCTTCCTGGTCTCGGAAGATGCCTCGTATATCAACGGTCAGGTCATAGCCGTCGATGGCGGAATGACCATGGTTTGA
- the rnc gene encoding ribonuclease III, which translates to MDTTASWLSSVFPTDNLMYGRKWENNLSLIQDRLGYSFTDIELLREALTHSSYAHESGLRSWNERLEFLGDAVLELATSTRLFRAMKDMDEGGLTRLRARLVRKEALLTWAEALGLSGILRVNRGLRKKGEGCDLSSMHADAIEAIFGAVYMDGGYDMAESVVNRYLDFLFEKGDYIQDGNSSIDPKSELQQILQIKGEPLPEYRIMSREGPPHSPSFEVELYVSGVLLSSGRGRSIKEAEVQAALDGLSLVRSVARNRSL; encoded by the coding sequence GTGGACACAACGGCGTCCTGGCTATCCAGCGTTTTTCCGACTGATAACCTCATGTACGGACGGAAATGGGAAAATAACCTTTCTCTGATTCAGGACCGTCTGGGATACAGCTTCACCGATATAGAACTGCTCCGTGAAGCCCTGACTCATTCGTCCTACGCCCATGAGTCAGGGCTTCGTTCTTGGAACGAGAGACTGGAGTTCCTGGGAGATGCGGTTTTGGAGTTGGCTACCTCGACGAGACTTTTCAGGGCGATGAAGGATATGGACGAAGGAGGGCTGACCAGGCTCAGGGCCCGGTTGGTCCGTAAGGAAGCTCTTTTGACGTGGGCGGAGGCACTGGGGCTCTCGGGGATTCTCAGGGTCAACCGGGGTCTGAGGAAAAAGGGGGAGGGTTGTGATCTTTCCTCCATGCACGCCGACGCGATAGAGGCTATCTTCGGAGCCGTCTATATGGACGGAGGATACGATATGGCGGAATCGGTGGTGAACCGCTATCTGGATTTTCTGTTCGAAAAGGGAGATTATATACAGGACGGAAACTCGTCCATCGATCCCAAGTCGGAGCTCCAACAGATCCTTCAGATAAAAGGGGAGCCTTTGCCGGAATACAGGATCATGTCTCGAGAGGGACCTCCTCACAGTCCCAGTTTTGAGGTGGAACTATATGTCTCGGGGGTACTTCTGAGCTCTGGAAGAGGAAGATCGATTAAAGAGGCAGAAGTCCAAGCGGCCTTAGACGGTTTATCTTTGGTGCGATCGGTTGCAAGGAATCGCTCTCTCTGA
- a CDS encoding 3-oxoacyl-ACP synthase III family protein, producing MALLQGRSVRLVATGMAVPERVMDNDELARIVDTSNEWIVERTGIRERRIASKDENASDLAIAACRQAIDRSGVDVDSIDMVVVATNSPDTLFPSVAARVQGAIGASKAGAFDVQSGCTGSVYSLSVASSGIASGLWNRVLVCGVEVLSRLIDWEDRTTCVLFGDGAGAVMLEAGEKEDPGVMVCDMKSDGTKWDYITLPGGLSSLPASRDTLAEKKHFVSMKGNDVFKFTQRVLPGYLKDVCSDAGMSPSDIDRWIFHQANRRIMEGVLKRLGVSEDRAINNLERYGNTSAASVFLALNEAYEGGSITCNSGQKVLITSFGAGMTYGAFIYEA from the coding sequence ATGGCGTTGCTTCAGGGACGATCCGTCCGTCTGGTGGCAACCGGGATGGCGGTTCCGGAGAGAGTGATGGATAACGATGAATTGGCGAGGATAGTCGATACCAGCAACGAATGGATAGTGGAGAGGACCGGCATAAGGGAACGCAGAATAGCTTCCAAGGACGAAAACGCCAGCGATCTGGCCATCGCCGCCTGTAGACAGGCTATCGATAGATCCGGAGTGGATGTCGACTCCATAGACATGGTTGTAGTTGCCACAAACTCTCCGGACACCCTTTTTCCCAGCGTAGCTGCCAGGGTTCAGGGAGCCATAGGTGCGTCCAAGGCAGGGGCCTTCGACGTCCAGTCCGGATGTACCGGTTCTGTCTACTCTCTATCCGTGGCGTCTTCAGGGATAGCCTCAGGCCTCTGGAACAGGGTGCTGGTGTGCGGTGTAGAGGTTTTATCCAGATTGATAGACTGGGAGGATCGGACCACCTGCGTGCTTTTCGGAGACGGAGCTGGCGCAGTCATGCTGGAGGCGGGAGAAAAGGAAGATCCCGGAGTTATGGTTTGCGATATGAAGTCTGACGGGACCAAGTGGGACTATATAACCCTTCCTGGAGGGCTGTCTTCCCTTCCTGCCAGTAGAGATACATTGGCGGAGAAAAAACATTTCGTATCGATGAAGGGGAACGATGTTTTTAAGTTTACCCAGAGAGTTCTTCCAGGATATCTTAAGGACGTATGCTCCGATGCCGGCATGTCTCCCTCCGATATCGATCGTTGGATATTTCATCAGGCAAACCGCAGGATCATGGAGGGAGTCCTCAAACGGCTCGGGGTCTCGGAGGACAGGGCGATCAATAACCTGGAAAGATATGGAAATACCTCTGCCGCCTCGGTTTTTCTGGCTTTGAATGAAGCTTACGAGGGTGGCAGTATAACCTGTAACAGCGGACAGAAGGTATTGATTACCAGTTTCGGTGCCGGAATGACCTACGGTGCCTTTATATACGAGGCGTGA
- the rpmF gene encoding 50S ribosomal protein L32 — translation MATPKSRVSHRRTHNRKAQWLGRLEMPGLTACPHCGETIQNYHACPECGYYRGRKAIEVAADKEA, via the coding sequence ATGGCAACTCCAAAGTCAAGGGTATCTCATCGCAGGACTCATAACAGGAAGGCTCAGTGGCTTGGACGTCTCGAGATGCCAGGTCTGACGGCCTGTCCTCACTGTGGCGAGACTATCCAGAACTACCATGCCTGTCCCGAGTGCGGTTATTATAGAGGCCGTAAGGCTATCGAGGTCGCAGCGGACAAGGAAGCCTAG
- a CDS encoding TRAP transporter large permease, translating into MTTVLICTLLAALFGSVPIFIALNGAVLICVLLFTHMPPMVIVQKAFGGIDKFALMSMPFFIFAANVMDVGGLSRRILDWTKSMVGSTRGGLAYTTQATCMVFGALCGSSPATVVAMGKLLYPELVRESYPKGFSVGLITSAGSVALIIPPSITLIIYAAATGTSVGSLFMAGISAGVVYGLASIIYIWFFSRSHNLALSAPSSRREIWEKSKQAVWSLMVPVIILGGIYMGIFTPTEAAGISVVYALFVGIFIYREITLKGLYDVCLSSAITCAQVLILVAAAQTFGWFLTVVRIPQAITSMVVSNVTSPWMFLGIVNAVLLVVGMFMEGIAAIIILAPLFFPIAMKMGIDPLHLGIVMVANLSIGNFTPPFGLNLFVASGVTGLPMSEIIPAVMRFILVSLAGVLIITYIPAISTFLPKLVYP; encoded by the coding sequence TTGACCACTGTCTTGATATGCACCCTCCTGGCGGCACTTTTCGGCAGCGTCCCTATCTTCATAGCGCTGAACGGTGCTGTCTTGATATGCGTGCTTCTCTTCACCCATATGCCGCCTATGGTTATCGTGCAGAAGGCTTTCGGTGGAATAGACAAGTTCGCTCTCATGTCCATGCCTTTTTTCATCTTTGCAGCGAACGTCATGGACGTGGGCGGACTGTCGAGACGTATCCTAGACTGGACCAAGAGCATGGTCGGAAGCACAAGGGGGGGGCTGGCCTACACCACCCAGGCTACCTGTATGGTATTCGGAGCTCTTTGCGGATCCAGCCCCGCCACCGTGGTGGCCATGGGAAAACTCCTGTATCCCGAGCTGGTCAGGGAAAGTTATCCTAAAGGTTTTTCCGTAGGCTTGATAACGTCAGCGGGGTCGGTAGCGCTGATAATTCCTCCCAGCATAACCCTGATAATATATGCGGCTGCCACCGGTACCTCGGTGGGATCTCTCTTCATGGCCGGAATCAGCGCCGGTGTCGTCTACGGACTTGCGAGCATAATATATATCTGGTTTTTCTCCCGCTCTCATAATCTGGCCTTGTCCGCTCCCTCCAGCCGAAGGGAGATATGGGAAAAGAGCAAACAGGCCGTCTGGTCCCTTATGGTTCCGGTCATAATCCTGGGCGGAATATACATGGGCATATTCACCCCTACCGAGGCTGCGGGTATCTCTGTCGTGTACGCCCTTTTCGTGGGTATATTCATATACAGGGAGATAACTCTCAAAGGCCTCTACGACGTATGCCTCAGCTCGGCGATTACCTGCGCTCAGGTCCTTATTCTGGTGGCTGCGGCTCAGACCTTCGGATGGTTTTTGACAGTCGTCCGAATCCCTCAGGCGATAACGTCCATGGTAGTCTCCAACGTGACTTCTCCATGGATGTTTCTGGGAATAGTAAACGCCGTTTTGCTGGTGGTGGGGATGTTCATGGAAGGAATAGCCGCGATAATAATACTTGCCCCTCTGTTTTTCCCCATAGCCATGAAGATGGGAATAGATCCCCTTCACCTCGGTATAGTTATGGTGGCTAATCTATCCATAGGGAATTTTACCCCTCCCTTCGGATTGAATCTCTTCGTCGCCAGCGGAGTTACGGGGCTTCCCATGTCGGAGATAATACCTGCGGTGATGCGGTTCATACTGGTGAGTCTGGCAGGGGTTTTGATTATAACCTACATACCGGCTATCTCTACTTTTCTTCCAAAACTCGTCTATCCTTGA
- the acpP gene encoding acyl carrier protein — protein MKRDEVLARLKEIIIDRLDVEEEQIKPEASFVEDLGADSLDIVELIMGIEEEFDIEIPDEDAEKLTSVGEAIDYASNKLGIEG, from the coding sequence ATGAAGAGAGATGAAGTACTTGCCCGCCTTAAGGAGATCATCATAGATCGTCTTGACGTGGAGGAGGAGCAGATTAAACCCGAGGCCTCCTTCGTCGAGGACCTGGGAGCTGACTCCCTCGACATCGTCGAGCTCATCATGGGAATCGAGGAGGAGTTCGACATCGAGATCCCCGATGAGGACGCGGAGAAACTCACCAGTGTAGGTGAAGCTATCGACTACGCCAGCAACAAACTCGGAATCGAGGGGTAG
- the plsX gene encoding phosphate acyltransferase PlsX, translating into MILALDAMGGDYGPAENCLGAIEACRKFPDLDIALVGDTDRIGSAIDSVETSIKGRLHIVSAEESISMDESPARAIRSKRRSSLRLAMEMVRSGEAGGCISAGNTGAIVAGGVLVVGRISGIDRPGLGVVLPTLEKPTLLIDVGATIRCKPINLSQFAVMGSLFMKHMVGVSQPDVRLLSNGSEEIKGDEVISEARAMLVENSHVDFGGYIEGNGVPFGHADVVVCDGFSGNVMLKSFEGLGELALKILKNEVDKRILAKMGLVFFLPMLKDLQHRFDYQRFGGTPLLGVNGAVIKAHGRSKAPAITSALGVARDFVLKNGVSKIKEEITDLLPGEEDV; encoded by the coding sequence TTGATACTGGCGCTTGATGCAATGGGAGGGGACTACGGTCCCGCTGAGAACTGTCTCGGAGCCATAGAGGCCTGTCGGAAATTTCCCGATCTCGATATAGCCCTTGTGGGCGACACCGACCGGATAGGCTCGGCCATAGATTCGGTCGAGACCTCCATAAAAGGCCGGCTGCATATAGTAAGTGCGGAGGAGTCCATATCCATGGACGAGTCCCCCGCCAGGGCTATAAGATCTAAAAGGCGTTCAAGTCTTCGCTTGGCCATGGAGATGGTTCGTTCCGGTGAGGCCGGAGGATGTATCTCCGCAGGCAATACCGGGGCCATAGTCGCCGGAGGGGTCCTGGTGGTCGGGAGGATATCCGGTATAGATCGTCCTGGTTTGGGCGTGGTCTTGCCCACTCTGGAGAAGCCTACTCTTCTGATAGACGTAGGTGCGACCATAAGGTGCAAGCCTATCAACTTGTCTCAGTTTGCCGTTATGGGGTCCTTGTTCATGAAACATATGGTGGGAGTGAGCCAGCCTGACGTGAGGCTTCTCTCCAACGGTTCCGAGGAGATCAAGGGAGACGAGGTTATATCCGAGGCTAGGGCCATGCTTGTGGAAAACTCCCATGTCGACTTTGGCGGATATATCGAGGGAAACGGAGTTCCATTCGGTCATGCCGACGTAGTCGTATGCGATGGATTTTCCGGCAACGTTATGTTGAAGTCCTTTGAGGGGCTTGGAGAGCTGGCTCTTAAAATATTGAAAAACGAGGTCGATAAAAGGATCCTGGCCAAGATGGGGCTTGTGTTCTTTCTTCCGATGCTCAAGGATCTGCAGCATCGATTCGATTATCAGAGGTTCGGTGGAACGCCTCTTTTGGGCGTCAACGGAGCGGTAATCAAAGCCCACGGTCGTTCCAAAGCTCCCGCCATAACGAGCGCTCTCGGTGTAGCCAGGGATTTTGTGTTGAAGAACGGGGTCAGTAAGATCAAAGAGGAGATAACCGATCTCCTGCCTGGAGAGGAGGACGTTTGA
- a CDS encoding TRAP transporter substrate-binding protein codes for MRRLVTALFVCFIAIASTAAFAADYPKMTIRLSHNQPTGSPEDIGAETFKAIVEDRSGGKMEVQIFPSMQMGSMREQTESAQMGTLDITIQPVSVLTPFVEELQIIDFPFLWPSTDELYRVMDGPVGRRFYEFTEPKGLVSLGLWASGFKQFTTKGIDIHTPEDFKGVKMRVMPSPLLIAQYKAWGANPIPIEYAELYNALQQGIVDGQENPIQSIAMNKLYEVQDRLILSNHGFLAYIFVANKGWFDGLPDDARELVLQAEKEARLAEREAQAKKEAEYLDEIKSSGISVTELTDEEYEIFSKKSRSVHDQFASTDAMKELLSACYDELGKN; via the coding sequence ATGAGACGTTTGGTAACGGCACTTTTCGTTTGTTTCATCGCAATCGCCTCTACGGCGGCTTTTGCGGCCGACTATCCGAAGATGACGATACGTCTGAGCCATAATCAGCCGACGGGTAGCCCGGAGGATATCGGCGCCGAGACCTTCAAGGCCATCGTGGAGGATAGATCGGGCGGAAAGATGGAGGTTCAGATATTTCCCTCCATGCAGATGGGGTCCATGAGAGAGCAGACCGAGTCAGCCCAAATGGGGACCCTCGATATAACCATACAGCCCGTCTCTGTGCTGACTCCTTTCGTGGAGGAGCTTCAGATAATAGATTTTCCCTTTCTATGGCCTTCCACCGATGAACTTTATCGGGTGATGGACGGCCCGGTCGGACGGCGTTTTTACGAGTTCACCGAGCCCAAAGGGCTGGTCTCTTTAGGGCTTTGGGCCTCTGGTTTTAAGCAGTTCACTACTAAGGGTATCGATATCCACACTCCGGAGGACTTCAAGGGAGTCAAGATGAGAGTCATGCCATCTCCCCTCCTGATCGCCCAGTATAAAGCCTGGGGAGCTAACCCCATTCCAATAGAATATGCAGAACTTTATAACGCCCTTCAGCAGGGGATTGTCGACGGGCAGGAAAACCCGATCCAGTCGATAGCGATGAACAAGCTCTACGAGGTCCAGGACAGGTTGATATTGAGCAACCACGGTTTCCTGGCCTATATATTCGTGGCCAACAAAGGCTGGTTCGACGGTCTTCCCGACGACGCCAGAGAGCTTGTACTGCAGGCGGAGAAAGAGGCCAGACTTGCTGAGAGAGAGGCCCAGGCCAAGAAGGAAGCGGAATACCTGGACGAGATAAAGAGCTCTGGAATATCCGTCACGGAGCTGACCGACGAGGAATACGAGATTTTTTCGAAGAAGAGCCGCTCGGTTCACGACCAGTTCGCGAGTACCGATGCCATGAAAGAGCTTCTCTCCGCCTGTTACGACGAATTGGGGAAGAACTGA
- a CDS encoding TRAP transporter small permease, producing the protein MDMMRILDRLEEGFCAMALLATALILFVNVTLRYVFSASTSWAEELIKYLMIWITFVGGSLCVRRGAHIRMDFLLGKLSNKSRGLVDRVIYLVSALFCGFLAVYGVQIVSFNFRSGQVSPALEIPMWIVYSAIPIGSGLMALRFLQRIAAGSEGGN; encoded by the coding sequence ATGGATATGATGAGGATTTTGGATCGTCTGGAGGAGGGCTTTTGTGCCATGGCCCTGTTGGCGACGGCTTTGATACTTTTCGTCAACGTTACCTTGCGCTACGTCTTCAGCGCCAGTACCAGCTGGGCGGAAGAGCTTATAAAGTATCTGATGATATGGATAACCTTTGTGGGAGGAAGCCTGTGCGTGAGAAGGGGAGCCCACATAAGGATGGATTTCCTGCTCGGAAAGCTTTCTAACAAGAGTAGAGGACTAGTCGACAGGGTAATCTACCTGGTTTCCGCCTTGTTTTGCGGCTTCCTGGCCGTCTACGGGGTGCAGATAGTCTCCTTTAATTTCAGGTCGGGGCAGGTATCCCCGGCTCTGGAGATACCTATGTGGATCGTCTACTCCGCCATTCCAATAGGATCTGGACTTATGGCGCTGCGTTTTCTACAGCGGATAGCAGCAGGATCGGAAGGGGGGAACTGA
- the fabD gene encoding ACP S-malonyltransferase — MSMKRFALLFPGQGAQSVGMGRDLYESFPAARRVFDEADEALGFSLSSIIFEGPEEKLTLTEYTQPALLTVSLAFFRALTEDNGIVLSPDFVAGHSLGEYSALVASGTLSLADGVRLVNARGRLMQKAVPEGEGAMAAILGLKDSDVRDICSRFDGDKVCEAANFNSPGQVVISGDSDSVAKAIEAAKEAGAKRAIPLNVSAPFHCRLMTDVADELSKEMERCSWSESSCPLVANVSASPVTSVEDIRAGLYRQTYSPVRWVESMRYMSDAGVSTFLELGPGKVLAGLAKKCVKGSKTLSIGSAEDLDKVVDFLEEDK, encoded by the coding sequence ATGAGTATGAAGAGATTCGCGCTTTTGTTCCCCGGCCAGGGAGCTCAATCCGTCGGAATGGGCAGGGATTTATACGAGAGCTTCCCCGCTGCTCGCAGGGTTTTCGACGAGGCCGACGAGGCCCTGGGTTTCTCTCTTAGTTCCATCATATTCGAAGGCCCCGAGGAAAAACTGACATTGACGGAGTATACCCAGCCGGCATTGCTTACGGTCAGTCTGGCCTTTTTCAGGGCCTTGACCGAGGACAATGGGATAGTCCTTAGCCCCGACTTTGTAGCGGGACACAGCTTAGGGGAGTATTCTGCCTTGGTCGCGTCGGGAACTCTATCTCTAGCCGATGGCGTCCGATTGGTCAACGCCAGAGGCCGTCTGATGCAAAAGGCTGTCCCGGAGGGAGAGGGAGCTATGGCGGCGATCCTCGGCCTGAAGGATTCGGACGTTAGGGATATCTGTTCCAGGTTCGACGGAGACAAGGTGTGCGAGGCGGCCAACTTCAACTCTCCCGGTCAGGTCGTGATATCCGGGGATTCCGACTCGGTGGCTAAGGCGATCGAAGCTGCCAAGGAGGCTGGAGCCAAGAGAGCTATCCCCTTGAACGTCAGTGCTCCGTTTCACTGTCGACTTATGACCGACGTGGCGGACGAGTTGTCCAAGGAGATGGAACGTTGCAGCTGGTCCGAATCTTCCTGTCCTCTTGTAGCGAACGTGTCCGCTTCGCCTGTTACCTCGGTGGAGGATATCAGAGCCGGATTGTATCGACAGACCTACAGTCCGGTCCGGTGGGTGGAGAGCATGAGGTACATGTCCGATGCGGGAGTTTCTACCTTTTTGGAGCTCGGTCCTGGGAAGGTCTTGGCGGGGCTGGCTAAGAAATGCGTCAAGGGAAGCAAGACTCTCTCGATAGGTTCTGCCGAGGATTTGGATAAAGTCGTTGACTTTCTCGAGGAGGATAAATAA
- the fapR gene encoding transcription factor FapR, whose amino-acid sequence MARSINRKMRHERLSQLIRQNPLLSDEELASTLDVSVSTVRLDRILLGVPELRERTRRMAEQATSKLRSLKQEEFIGDLLELEPNHWALSVLKTRQEMAFRHTEYIWDHYIYAQASSLAIAVVGADMVIVGSIRGRFKAPAKVGDVLMARAKVGVHKGNKYIVSVRTRVGEKEIFVGRYIVVALDSEAERKVRGERLDTGA is encoded by the coding sequence GTGGCACGTTCGATAAACCGTAAGATGCGACACGAACGGCTGTCCCAGCTTATAAGACAGAATCCTCTTTTGTCCGACGAGGAGCTGGCTTCTACTTTGGATGTCAGCGTAAGCACCGTTCGTCTCGACAGGATCCTTCTGGGGGTTCCGGAGCTCAGAGAGAGAACCAGACGTATGGCGGAGCAGGCTACGAGCAAGTTGAGGTCTCTCAAACAGGAAGAGTTCATAGGAGATCTTCTGGAGCTGGAACCGAACCACTGGGCTCTGTCGGTTCTCAAGACCAGGCAGGAGATGGCCTTCAGACACACGGAATATATCTGGGACCATTACATATACGCACAAGCATCCTCCTTGGCTATCGCCGTGGTCGGAGCCGACATGGTCATAGTTGGATCCATCAGAGGTAGGTTCAAGGCCCCCGCCAAAGTGGGGGATGTCCTTATGGCAAGGGCCAAGGTCGGTGTCCATAAGGGAAATAAATACATAGTCAGCGTCAGAACCAGGGTCGGCGAAAAGGAAATTTTCGTCGGTCGGTACATCGTAGTGGCGCTAGATTCAGAGGCTGAGAGAAAGGTAAGAGGTGAGAGGCTTGATACTGGCGCTTGA